A region from the Manihot esculenta cultivar AM560-2 chromosome 13, M.esculenta_v8, whole genome shotgun sequence genome encodes:
- the LOC110629436 gene encoding putative pentatricopeptide repeat-containing protein At5g59200, chloroplastic: MTHSTLPIAAAYPSFSPKLDSKSNTSPKRKTFLSQLQSCKNINQVIPIHAKIIRTNHDQDPFIVFELLRVCSNLKSIDYASKIFSCTQQPNVYLYTVLIDGFVLSGYYIDGIHLYYQMINLSILPDNYAITSVLKACGYQLALQECREVHCQILKLGLSSNRSIRMKLMEVYGKCGVLEDAKQVFDEMPEQDVVASTIMINSFFHHGLIQEATGIFNSVKTKDTVCWTAMIDGLVRNGEMNLALELFREMQRLNVRPNEFTVVCVLSACSRLGTLELGRWVHSYMGRYGIELNHFVGGALINMYWRCGDIDEAWRIFEEMKERNVITYNSMIMGLALHGKSSQAIELFRRMTKQGLAPTSVTFVGVLSACSHGGLADLGFEIFHSMARYYGIEPQIEHYGCMVDLLGRLGMLKEAYHFIRTMKIAPDHVMLGALLSACKIHGNLELGEEIAKSLVNCGNADSGTYVLLSNAYSSSGKWKEAAQVRAKMKGEGIEKEPGCSSIEVNNEIHEFILGDLRHPQKEEIYKKLEEMNEILRLEGYTPATEVVLHDIEKWQKEWALAIHSERLAICYGLISTKPFTTIRVVKNLRVCDDCHSMIKLISKITKRKIVVRDRNRFHHFENGTCSCGDYW; encoded by the coding sequence ATGACTCATTCCACCCTCCCCATTGCAGCAGCGTACCCATCTTTCTCGCCGAAGTTAGATTCAAAATCCAATACCTCTCCAAAAAGGAAAACGTTCCTTTCTCAGTTGCAAAGTTGCAAAAACATCAATCAAGTTATACCAATTCATGCTAAGATCATAAGAACCAATCATGACCAAGACCCCTTTATCGTCTTTGAGCTACTTCGTGTTTGCTCTAATCTCAAATCAATTGACTACGCCTCCAAAATCTTCTCTTGCACTCAACAACCGAATGTGTATCTCTACACTGTTCTCATTGATGGGTTTGTCTTATCCGGTTATTATATTGATGGGATTCACTTGTATTATCAAATGATCAACTTATCAATCTTACCCGATAACTATGCCATCACTTCGGTTTTGAAAGCTTGTGGGTATCAGTTAGCGTTGCAGGAATGTAGAGAGGTCCATTGCCAAATTTTGAAACTTGGGTTGAGTTCAAACAGGTCAATAAGAATGAAACTGATGGAGGTTTATGGGAAATGTGGAGTACTAGAAGATGCAAAGCAAGTTTTCGATGAAATGCCTGAACAAGATGTTGTTGCGTCAACAATCATGATAAACTCCTTCTTTCATCATGGATTGATTCAGGAGGCAACTGGTATTTTTAATTCGGTTAAGACTAAGGACACTGTGTGTTGGACTGCTATGATTGATGGGTTGGTTAGGAATGGGGAGATGAACCTAGCGTTAGAGTTATTCAGAGAAATGCAGAGGTTGAATGTGAGGCCCAATGAATTTACTGTTGTTTGTGTTTTATCTGCTTGTTCACGATTGGGGACTTTAGAACTCGGACGCTGGGTGCATTCTTATATGGGCAGGTACGGTATTGAGCTTAACCATTTTGTTGGTGGTGCCTTGATCAACATGTACTGGAGGTGCGGAGATATTGATGAGGCGTGGCGGATTTTTGAAGAGATGAAAGAGAGGAATGTCATCACCTACAATTCTATGATTATGGGGCTTGCCTTGCATGGGAAAAGTAGCCAAGCTATTGAGTTGTTTAGGAGAATGACAAAACAAGGACTTGCTCCAACTAGTGTCACTTTTGTGGGTGTGTTGAGTGCTTGCAGTCATGGGGGTTTGGCAGATTTGGGATTTGAAATCTTTCACTCTATGGCAAGATATTATGGGATTGAGCCACAAATTGAGCACTATGGATGTATGGTTGATCTTCTGGGTCGACTGGGTATGCTTAAGGAGGCATATCATTTTATTAGAACAATGAAAATAGCACCAGATCATGTTATGCTTGGAGCTCTGCTTAGTGCTTGTAAGATTCATGGAAATCTGGAATTAGGCGAAGAGATTGCAAAAAGTTTAGTGAATTGTGGAAATGCAGATTCAGGTACTTATGTTTTACTATCAAATGCATATTCTTCATCAGGGAAATGGAAGGAAGCTGCACAAGTAAGAGCAAAGATGAAAGGAGAAGGAATAGAAAAGGAACCAGGTTGCAGTTCCATTGAAGTGAACAATGAGATTCATGAGTTCATTTTGGGAGATCTGAGACACCCCCAAAAGGAAGAAATCTACAAAAAGTTAGAAGAAATGAACGAAATATTAAGATTGGAAGGCTATACTCCTGCAACAGAAGTAGTGCTACATGATATTGAGAAGTGGCAGAAAGAGTGGGCTTTGGCAATTCATAGTGAGAGGCTTGCAATATGCTATGGACTAATTTCTACAAAACCATTTACCACAATAAGAGTTGTGAAAAATTTGAGGGTATGTGATGATTGCCACTCAATGATCAAGCTCATTTCTAAGATTACCAAGAGAAAAATAGTTGTGAGGGATCGCAATAGGTTCCACCATTTTGAAAATGGAACTTGTTCTTGTGGGGATTACTGGTGA
- the LOC110629526 gene encoding uncharacterized protein LOC110629526, with the protein MDQSPKDPYYRENTTGRVTSASSSSSVSTTSVHVTALDGLVNVNSLFTIAVFVGLSLTTPGQRSLENRSACDAGIDVVKKLLVFEVVSFSFFLFSSLIAQGLKLAINLLNSKDVDEAFRAHINLNVLRFGMMGSAMGSVMGCIFLVLSMVNVIEIRLGMLSCGSNSAVHAVTTLVLLVSSALLIYISTAVYAFLH; encoded by the exons ATGGATCA ATCTCCAAAAGATCCCTACTACAGAGAAAACACCACCGGAAGGGTTACCTcagcttcctcctcctcctccgtttCCACCACCAGCGTCCACGTGACTGCCCTTGACGGTCTCGTCAACGTCAACTCTCTTTTCACAATTGCTGTCTTCGTTGGACTCTCTCTTACCACCCCAGGCCAACGCAGTCTCGAGAATCGCTCCGCCTGTGATGCTGGCATCGACGTGGTGAAAAAACTCCTCGTTTTTGAGGTTGTGTCCTTCAGTTTCTTCCTCTTTTCCTCCCTAATCGCTCAAGGCTTGAAACTCGCCATCAATTTGTTAAACAGTAAAGATGTGGATGAGGCGTTCAGAGCTCACATAAATCTGAACGTATTGAGATTTGGGATGATGGGTTCGGCGATGGGATCGGTGATGGGTTGCATCTTCTTGGTGCTTTCAATGGTGAATGTGATTGAGATTCGGCTGGGGATGTTGTCGTGTGGAAGTAACAGTGCGGTTCACGCGGTTACAACATTGGTCCTTCTGGTTTCTTCTGctctcttaatttatatttccaCTGCTGTTTATGCTTTTCTGCACTAA